The genomic window TGAGTCCAATATTTGTAAATCTCCACATTGATATATTTACAACTTAAAGAAAAATCTATCCAAACCTGGGTCTCGCTACCTTCAGCATCAGCATCTGTCAATTTATTAGTGAAGTATTTGGGGTATCTTCTTTTTCTCCATGCTTCTGCTATAGATGTACAAACAGACCGTGATGAGCGTCGCATTTGGTCAATAAGTGAATACTTTTCTTCCTTAGGGAAACTTTTTGTTTGTTCAAATATTTCCATTGCTAATTGATATGCTAATTGATATACTTTCAAGTCTTTATAGCTTTCAATTCTCATTATATCATTTTGCTCCTTCCTTCTGCTCTCTGCCCTCTGCCCCCTGCCCTCTGCTCTCTACCCTCTTCCCTCTGCCTTCTGCCCTCTGCCCTCTGCTCTCTGCCCTCTGCCCTCTGCCCTCTGCCCCCTGCCCTCTGCTCTCTAAAAAAACAATCCCTTATTCATCAGGTATTAGATTCGATACGTCCCCAGTGTTTGCAAGTAATTAGAAAGCGTGGATTTGAA from bacterium includes these protein-coding regions:
- a CDS encoding four helix bundle protein is translated as MRIESYKDLKVYQLAYQLAMEIFEQTKSFPKEEKYSLIDQMRRSSRSVCTSIAEAWRKRRYPKYFTNKLTDADAEGSETQVWIDFSLSCKYINVEIYKYWTQGYEEIGKMLNGMLKQPEKFCQ